GCGCCAGACGCACACACTTTTTGTCGCTCAATGTACGCgtcgtctgccggaggagagcttTCTACCGAGTATTACACAATAAATGATCTCTATTGGTGTTCTTTAAATTGAACTAAGTGCCGGTCGTATCATTATGAAAACTAAAACTCGATGAATCGCAAAAAGGTGCGgaaaatttttgttttctctCTATTTTATACAAAAGTTTGGGTCCTCATCGTCTTTGTCGCCGTCGTCGCCCgaatttttattttcacagatGAAAATGTATCGCGTACATAAAAAGGTATTTCATAGATCAAAATAAATCTCACAGATATAAATGACTGACACGTAAATTCTTGAGGGTATCCATCGAGGGTATTTTTTTGATTGCTTTTGAAACTGTCATCCGTAATATGTTTATTAGATGTAGTTAGTACTATTGCGGTGAAATTTGAGACTAATATCTATCCATTCTTGGTAGATCGCATTCCATCGAggccattttatttttgcctAAGCAAGTTTGACGAGGTTGGTGCGCGAGAGAAGAGAGTGTCCACGAGGCTTGCCCcctagtatatatatatgtatatatgtacatatgtattataacgttatacatatatatttgaaCCATTTGAGCCGTCTGATccgtttggctataataatgatccaaTCTGATTTAGATTCAGCATTCTATAAGATATGGGTATTCTCAATTGGGATGGGATATGGGATGCCACAATTTTCGTCATTTGTGGGGGCATggaaaagaaataaacttggttcagtgtgatatcacaggagtctggataAAAActtttgttgctctagctcttatagtctctgagaactaggcgtcaaaccagacggacggacgaacaaacggacggacagacggccAGACAGACATGGatctatcgactcggctattgtgCTGATcattaatatacatatatactttatggggtcggaaacgtttccttctggacgttacacgcatccattttcaccactaatctaatatacccctttAATCTTTTTGAGTATCTGGTAtaaaaagtatatatgtacactTTATTATCGGAGATGTGGCAAGAACCAAAAAcgttaaaaaaataatattgtCAGTGCTTTTGGTTTGTTTTGGTATTTGTTTCCGTTGTCGTTGGTAACGCTGCTACTGAAATCGACCGCGTCGATAACGTCCTTTCGGAAAACAGACATCTGCTTTGATTGATTATTATAAGATTATTACTATCATTATATCAATTATTATACGTATCTTAAATATTTGTTTATGTTTAAGTTATACATGCAATACGCTATATACATGTTCATATCCGAGTGTCTCTACCCTACCAACAAGtttaaaatataaatactcCCCAAAAAACCGTACATCATTTTCGGTCCGAAATGTAACTCAGCTTTGTCTGAAGTAATCAAATAAGTACCAGAAGCATTCGATAATTCCCGATATCTTTATTTCCATTTTCATAGGCATTGTCGATAAATTAAAATATCCATCCTATTGTTAAAAAGCCTATAAAATAATTGCTTGATGCATGATAAAACCATTATacagtatatatgtacatagatgTGTCAGCTCATACACCGAACATGTCGCAAACGAACTTTCTGGATTAGACCCCAGGTCTTCGGTTGCCGCCGTTTCCTTTCTCTGCACCTCGTGggataaaaaataataaaacaatCAAATCAAAGAACAAacacaaaattaaaaaaaaattagacTCTTGCACTTCCCAAACGCAAACTGAGAGTAATCTCAGGCAGGGAAAGGCAGCGGACTGAAGGCATGGACAACTATCTCAACAGCACGGTTAAAGTGCCCAATCCCATACAGGGTGGGTGGCAAAGCATCTCCCATAGCCGACTTCCTCGTAACTTGAAAAGGAAATGGTAAACAGTGAATTCCAGTCAAATTATTAGGCATTTTTTTGGGGAAAAAAACTACCACTGAAACTAGCTTTGGGAAATACTACCATCAATTTCAATGTTAAAATTGAATTTACAATTTGGAAGTTGAACAGCCGAAATAATTCAAAAAAATGTACGATATGGTGTTTGCCGATTGGAGATTGAATGTGAGACAGATTGTGGAAGCCACAGGCTTTACATGGCTCAGTGGTTTTAATTTTGACTGATCTCTTAGGTATGAAGCAGCTTTCCGCAAGGTGAAGCTTTCCACCGAAGCTGCCATCTCGCAAAGACGAAGAGTTTTGGGAGCTGCCGCAGCAAATTCTTTTGGTAAGTTTGCTTTTTACGAACTAGCACATCTACGAGAAAGGTTGTTCATATCTGTTAAAGCACTAATGTACATACCTATATAACCATGATGGCTTGCGTTCCAAAACAAATTTtgtgagaaagagagaaattgagcagagagagccagaaGAGAGAAGCAAAGTTCGTTGCTTTTTAAGACAAAACAAGTTTTTGGTTTGAGAGTCCGTGAAGCTATTGACGCTAGACTGGACAGACAGTTCTTCAGTGTACCGAGTTGTCAAACGGACCGTTCGCCCATGGCCCTCACTGGCATTAAGTAATACGGAGCCCGAGAAAGTTTTGTGAATAGCAGTTAGAGTTTTTGTGTGCAATGGGGAATTCCTCATAGAATAGTACCCACCCAAATATTAAAGTACTAACCCCTATGGTTTGCATGACTATGAAAATAAAGATTATTACTTTCAGAGCATGCCAATGCGACATGCTTTGAGCTATCAAGAATCGAAACACGTATTTCTATatacttacatacatacacatgtaaaTGTACATATGAACTTTTTGTGAGTGGCAGCATGTGATTAAGAGACAATGCGGATCAATTGTATCATTTTGGATTgaattaattcgaaaaactcctaacaaatatttgtatacatatgtacacacatatatgtatgtatgtactctGTGCTTTCTTTCCCCTCTCACccttatatatgtatgtatgtacatatatgtatgtatataaatatgaTATAcacataaataataataataattcaaTGACAAAATTTTGTGCTGTACATAATTACATAagtatacacacatatacatatatgtagtaGTACATTCATACTGCGCTTCGATTGCGACATGCACCCGATGCTGCCTAAGTTAAAAAGAGAAATCGCGGACCCCATTTATTTAGcgtacatgtacatatgtacatatgtatgtattttctTCAAGCCAAATATGATTTTTGCCCTTGCctgaaatatttaaataaaagaaTTCGTTCCGGATATGGCTATCTACATCGACTTGGCTGTTCATGATGCTTaagaatacatacatatgtatgtatgtatgtatgtatgtgcctacatatgtatactaCGTATGCTATCTATCCTCTTGTGCTTTATAACAGCTTCAGCCGTAAAACTTCGCGGCCATGGTACTCTCCTAAAAATTGTTCATTCCTTTTGTTATCGTCACcaatccaaaaaaaaataatattttgctTGTTCCGTTTTACACACTCAAACGCACTGAAAAACATGTGAATTTAAGAGTGCTGTGAACTGATAAATTATATCATCTTGTCCCACGTCTTTTAGACATCtagaaaacagaaaacttcGCAATGGAATTTCAGCATGGCCACATTCACAATCACCAGAGCCGGTCGAAACTCTGTAAAAAAACCAATCTCTCATGTAGGAGAAATTTGTCCTTTGCCATATTGATAGCTACAACTGGAGTTTTGTCTCTAATATCCATAGGTAAGATACATTTATTTTGATAAGAAATTTTATAGAAAAATAGGTTAGAGATCCGTTAGACAAGACAATTTCTACTGTACTCTGTGATTTACTTGTAAAATTTGCATGGCCTTTTGATAATTATGTTTATGCTCGTGAATACATTTATTATCTGTAAAGACGTATTTAAGCAACTTTCACTGATCCAGAAAGTTCAAAAATAAACAGACCAACGGATAGACATTccgatatatgtacatatggacatatatatgtatttcgGGTAATGTGAATACTACTGGGGGTCAATACGCTCATTTAATATTTGGCTGACAAAACAATAAAATGACCACACTACAAATGGGGAGCAAAACCAATTGTCTTGCTCTTGAAATTCAACAACAGTCCAAGTTTTCTGTGGGCGggattttcgctttttttttgCCATGACATGACCGTGAATATTTCTTAATGCTGAGGTATTCCTACTTTTTGTGTACCCTATACTTTTGTAAATTTGAATCAAGGATTTCCAGTAATTCCGGTGGTGTGCAGGTGCGCCAAACTTTaagaatataaataaaattatgtCTTGAAATGGCACTAACATTATGGTTTATACTGATAAGTTTGAAAATTATTCAAGCTAACTTTCTGGTCCATATGTATGTAATACTTCCACTGTTTCTCCCAAATATTCAAAGGACAATAACAGATACAGAATTTTGTCATCTCCTGAATTCAATTTTCTATTCTTTGAATATGTAGACAAGCAAATTTTAGCATTATCAGGAGctgttaaatatttatttatttaaatatttttaaataatgAAATACTTCATACAATATATCTATTATATTATAGATCTTTCGATGTTTGTTTTTGTAGTAATAGGAACAAAACAACATAAGAAAAACTTTGATGTAGAAAGAAAATTTTGGTATAATGACAGACGTTTCAGGACATTTAAAGAGCTTACTAGACAGTAGCTGGGAATGTCAATTCAGATGCAGGACTTCTATTGACACCACGACTGGGAAAAaaagaatttttttttgtacgaATCAGtgcaagggtatcaaaagcTTCGGCCTTTTGCTccttttatatttatatttttcttttttccttGCAGCTGAGGCACATGATCAAAATGCACCTCCTATTTTGTATGTGCGTGAGCGAAACTGGCGGATTTCAGAAGCAGAAAAAGTTGGCCAAATAATTGATCGTGTCCGGGCCGAAGATCCCGATGGCGATGAGTTGCTATTTGGTATTGAACCGCGTTTTCTTTCTCCACAAGGAAGTGACGTAGGTGCCAGCACACCGGAGAAACTGCCATTTCATATTGATTCACAAACTGGTGTTATCTATCTTAATGAAAGCCTGATGGGCCGTGTAAGTAAAATTACCAAAGGCTTTTAATAAgttacatatgtacgtatattTTCTTTAACTTGAAGACTTACTGAAGTACAACCGATGATCATTGTTATAAGCCAATAGCAATTTTGAAACTACTAAAAAGTCCTAAAGAGTTTTTACTTTTTTATCTGAATACAGTCGTACACAGAAAAATTTATCTACTTTTATAATATATAAGTATAGGTATATAAGTACAACGTTTATGGCAGTTTTATAGCTATAATTCCAGCCTAAAACGTGATACAGTTCCCCGTACCAAGTGTCGGTGAACACCCAAGTGGCTGTTTTTCATCCTGCTGACTGCTGAGCAGTGTCTCAGGATGCAGAAATTGTACAAATTTCCATAAATTCATTTGGGATATGCTTTTTTATTTGCAGGCCGGCCAGAACTTTCTCATATATATAACTGTCTCTGATGGACGCTACACAGCGAAAAATGAAGTTTTCATTAACATATTGGGTCAGCGGGAGAATATGTACGGCTATCGACCTCAGACGTCTATCTCAAATGTGGTACAGAACATTTCGCAGTTTCTACCATCATTTGATCAACTACCCGGCGTTCAATCTATCAGGAATGCGCTGCCAAATAATCGAGCAACCTTTAATTTCACGCCTGGACCTCATGGAAGTAACGGTGGTATATTTAAGGAGCTGCCCTTCGGTAACTTTTATCCACGTTATCCGAGCCCAAATGATGGAACAGTAGCTAGATCTGAGGTCAAAAACGGACCAACGGCGCCCACGATTTTAAGTTCATCGACGGAGAAAAGTCGTACTAAACTTACCCCCATAGCCGTCAATACTTCCACAAGGTCAGAGGAGTCCTTGACAAAGACGCTGAACGATGGGAGTGGGAATAGCATAACCATTTTTTCAATCAAGTCAACCACCATTCCTATTGTTGTTACTATTTGCGGTTTCATCGCAACCATTTCTGTCTTCATCGGATACATTTGCCGGCATCGTTTTTGTGCTATTAGTAAAACCCTCAAGAAATCAAAAGAAAAGGAGGAGCTGGCGAAGAAATCTAATCAAAGTCAACCAATAACCCCGCTGACTGATGATGGTCGAAATTCAATGGTAATGCAACAGTGGCAAGGACCAGTCGCGTTTGCCAATCGCTATGTTGCTTGGGAGCTGGACCAACCGATTACGACAATTGTGAGTACCGACTAAAATTTTAAGTTTTTTGGTACTAACCAATTCTTTTCGTAATTCATCGATCGGAATATTGATTTACGTAGGGACACattgttatttttattgttataCCCAGTACTCGAAGAGTATAggtgtatattagatttgtggtgaaactGGATAtgtgtaacacccagaaggaagcgttt
This region of Drosophila miranda strain MSH22 chromosome 2, D.miranda_PacBio2.1, whole genome shotgun sequence genomic DNA includes:
- the LOC108156267 gene encoding tyrosine kinase receptor Cad96Ca, encoding MEFQHGHIHNHQSRSKLCKKTNLSCRRNLSFAILIATTGVLSLISIAEAHDQNAPPILYVRERNWRISEAEKVGQIIDRVRAEDPDGDELLFGIEPRFLSPQGSDVGASTPEKLPFHIDSQTGVIYLNESLMGRAGQNFLIYITVSDGRYTAKNEVFINILGQRENMYGYRPQTSISNVVQNISQFLPSFDQLPGVQSIRNALPNNRATFNFTPGPHGSNGGIFKELPFGNFYPRYPSPNDGTVARSEVKNGPTAPTILSSSTEKSRTKLTPIAVNTSTRSEESLTKTLNDGSGNSITIFSIKSTTIPIVVTICGFIATISVFIGYICRHRFCAISKTLKKSKEKEELAKKSNQSQPITPLTDDGRNSMVMQQWQGPVAFANRYVAWELDQPITTIATSQLSTNMTNIGDASVVGPACGIADPVDNLMPVSVMSGGSSATMESGLVSDRWEFPRYRLKFFNILGEGAFGQVWRCEATDINGFEGITTVAVKTLKESATEVDRKDLLSELEVMKSLEPHVNVVQLIGCCTDKDPTFVIIEYVNRGKLQSYLRNSRAERHYGNTHGKSNILTSCDLTSFMYQIAKGMDYLTARGIIHRDLAARNILISEDHTCKVADFGFARDIITSKIYERKSEGKLPIRWMATESLYDNIFSIKSDIWSFGILMWEIVTLGSTPYPGISAADVMRKVRDGYRLEKPEHCRRELYNIMYYCWSQDPHERPLFGEIINMLDKLLHTEMDYIELERFPDHNYYNIVNISGEKL